A stretch of DNA from Nitrospirota bacterium:
CAAGACCGGTGTGCTCTCGGTGGATGAAGGCGCATTGTCCACGGCCATCAGCTCAGATCCGGAGGGTGTACGGAGGCTGTTCCTCGGCATGGGCACGCCGAGCAATAGTGCCGTGACCTTCGTCGGCCTGAGTGCCACGACGTCAGCCGGGCGTTATGGGCTGAACATTACGACGGCGCCACAGAAAGCCATTCTTGGAGGCTCCACGGATGTGACGGTTCAGGACCTGTCATCGACCGGATTGACGAGCGCCGAAGCCTTGAGTTTTAGCTATAGCGGCGACTACAGCGCAGCGATTCCCACGACGACATCTTTCACCGTCTCACTGAGCGCAGGCCAGAGAATTAACGATATCGTCAACACGTTAAATAGCGCATTTGCGACGAATCATGTGGGCCTGTCGGCTTCAAACGACGGAGGACGGCTCAAAATCACGTCGAAAGACTATGGGTCGGACGTCCGTTTTACGGTCGTGTCCGATCAAGCCGGCGTCACACAAACGGGCATCGGCTCAGTCGGACGGACGGCGCAGGGAGCCGATATTGCAGGCACGATTAACGACCATTCGGCAACAGGCCGTGGGAATGTGCTGAAAAGCAACTCGCGATTTGGGGAAGACGGTCTGTCGATCAGCACGGAAAGCACGTCGACCGGGCTGTTCGGCACCATTGCCGTCACGCGGGGCGTCGGGGACCAGCTCGTGTCATCTCTGGCTTCCTATACCGATCCGACCGTCGGCATCCTGACGTCAAAATCCAAGGGGCTGCAAGGCACCGTGGATCGGCTCAAGAAGGACATTGAAAAGTTTAATGCCCGTATCGATCAAGAGGGGGAGCGGTTCCGCGACCAACTCGTTCGATTGGAGTCGCTGCTCAGCAAATTTAAAGCGACCAGCAATTATTTGACGAATCAACTCGATAATCTGCCAAAAATCGGGGGGTAACATGAACCGTTCAAATCCTGATGGAGGATACTTGTGAGCGTATCGAATAACCCCAATGCCATTGCGATGTATATGGCCGGCAATGTGACCCAGTCCGATCCGGCGCAGATCATCGTGCTGCTGTATGAGGGCGCGATTTATCGGATCGGGCAGGCCTTACAGGAGATCGAGAAGCAGAATACCCTGGCCTCGGGTATTGCCCTCTATCGAGCCTTGGCCATCATCGGCGAACTGCGCAAGTCGCTCAATCTCGAAGAGGGGGGCGAGATCGCACGGAACCTGGACCGACTCTACCTCCATATGCACGAGGAGTTGGTCAAGGGACATCTGGCGAAACAGGCACAACCGCTGGAACGGGTCCGTACCCTGTTGACCGATCTCAATAGCTCATGGAGGCAGGTAGCCGTTCAAGTGAAGACGATCATCGATGCCGGAGCAGGCGCACCGCCTCCTCCCGTCATGCCGGCCGGTCTCTCGGCTTACGCGCAGCCAGACACCGCTCCCAGGCTGGCACTCAAAGCCTGAAGGGATAGGACGTTTCGAGTTTTTTTGATTCGAGCTCCGAAACCTGAAACTCGGAATTAGGAACCGGGTTTATTGTCAGTAACCTACGACGCCATGATGAGGACACGATGATTTCGTTGCAGGGACTCGAAGCGCAGTACCGGGCGTTTATCGGGCAGTTAGAACAGAGTGAGGCGTCGATTGCCAGCCAAGACCTGGAGAGCCTGGAAGTGTCTGTCCGGGCGATCGACCAGGCGTTGATTCGGTTGGCTCAGGTGTCCGCTCAACTCGCGGGGCGGCCCATGTTGCCGGGTGAAGACAAGGCTTGGGAAAGTCTCGCCGATGTGATGCGGCAGGCCTTGGTCCATGCCGAGCAAAATCGCGAGCAGATTCAGCGGTGGATCGGCCGGACACAAGAGACCTTGGCGCATATG
This window harbors:
- the fliS gene encoding flagellar export chaperone FliS, with translation MSVSNNPNAIAMYMAGNVTQSDPAQIIVLLYEGAIYRIGQALQEIEKQNTLASGIALYRALAIIGELRKSLNLEEGGEIARNLDRLYLHMHEELVKGHLAKQAQPLERVRTLLTDLNSSWRQVAVQVKTIIDAGAGAPPPPVMPAGLSAYAQPDTAPRLALKA